tggggctcccatacaacaaacgtgatttttgaccaaagttaagcaacgtcgggagtggtcagtacttggatgggtgaccttttttttttgctttttttttttcgtttttttttgcattatggtacggaacccttcgtgcgcgagtccgactcgcacttacccggtttttttttaacaaaggaTTTCATCATATAGGTCTATCAATTCCCGGAACactgtggctaccaccagtttggcactgacataaacgctagcgtgaacgtaacttactttctatgcatctcgctcgtactggcattagtgcgagcgagatgtatagaaagtacattacgtagacgttagcgtatatgtcagtggTGACACTGTCAGCGACGCATGGTACGAGTACAGGTAAGGTATTTTAATAAGGGAACTAATTATTTGGTCAGGCGTTTTCaaaattgatctgcaaaaaaaaatagcaattaAATCATTTGGAAACCATACAAATATTTTGTAGGCAAGAAATAAAAATGAGCTACAACTCATGTTCAGCAAATAAATCACAAACGGTCAACATTATAAACCAATATCAGGTTAGAACTGAGACCTTTACAAAAaccaactgttgctagaaacGTGGGTTTGTGCTGATCAACTGATTTTTCAGCTAACCATTTTTTGCGGATCTGTTAAATTGtaatccaaaatgaaataattcGCTTACCTACTGATTGCTTACCAAAATTAGATTAATGGTGGATCGCTTACTGCCGCTAAAATATTTTGttcatcaaaatataaatattctgCGATCGATTAAATAACAcccttttaataaataaatgcacacgtttattttatattaacaataaaatgaTAGGGCAATTTTAATCCAGAGCACTACTTTAAAATAATCATGGACGTCGAATATGGAGCGGCATGAATAGTAGGTATAAATATACAGTAATATACAGCTAACTGACGTCCGTATATAATTTAAAGGCTATACGCTATACAAAACACATATACGGACGTCATTTTGACGCATACTGTTCATAGCGCATGATATTTGACGTTCGTATATGAATCCAGAGCACTACGTTAGAATAATCACGGACGTCGAATATGAAGCGACATATATCAAATAGTAAAAAATAGATATACAGCTTAACTGACGTCCGTATATAATTTAAAGGCTACACATATACGGACATCAGTTTGACGCATACTATTCATAGCGCACGATATTTGACGTCCGTATATGAATCCAGAGCACTACTTTAATCACGGACGTCAAAATATGGagcgacatgaaatagtagataTTCAGCTAAACTGACGTCCGTATATTTAAAGTCTACGCAATACGTAACATATATCTTATGTAATGCATTTAACATATATCTTttatacaattaaaataaactaCCACCAGTGGagagacactcctcctttcgggcaaactcgctccattcggctcagcattgctccgagcaattattcgggttggcaccacttgacgtccttttgcgtgcacgatcacagataagataatgacttgaattttgacaaccctaaatttcttaaatagccgaaagggatagtgccatacattagaaaggaaCAGCATGATTTGTCCCTGaaacgctgtcaaacttcggttttgtaggaagtgtcctttctgtacggtagtaggtactattatttattctgtgttgcCTGTAGGTAACTGAAGAGTTTCAAGTAGATGCGTCTCGGTCTCACGACTTGATAAAGAACTCCTTTGGCGGTCAAACtacttttttataatgtgtatcTTTTGGTGCTTCTGTAATTGGTCCTTTCGTCTACACCTGTAGTCGCAATAACTGCACTTGTAGTTCTTGTTGAGTTTCTCACCTGTGTGAACCCTTTGGTGATCCAGTAGTCGTCGTTTCTGGATACATTCGTAATCGCAGTGCTTACATTGGTAAGGTTTTGCCCTAGTGTGCAGTAACTGATGGCGCCGTAGGTTTGCTCTATTTTTACATTTGAAATCACAGTTTTCACATTTAAACGGCTTTTCGTCGGTATGCGTCTTCTGGTGTGTTTGCAGGCTCTCTTTCCGGCTGCATTTGTAATCGCATTGGCTACATTTAAAGGGTTTCACCTCAGTATGTTTCATCTGGTGACGTCGTAGGTTACTTTTATCCCTACACTTGTAGTCGCAGTAGCTACATGTGTATGGCTTTTCACCTGTGTGCATCAACTGATGACGTCGTAGTTCTTGTTTCCGACAGCATTTATAGTCACAATTGTTACAGCTGTAAGGCTTATCGGTATGTATCTTTTCATGTTCCTTTAAATGACCTCTATGTCGAGTTTTGTAACTGCAATGACGGCAGCTCCAAAGTTTTCCCACTGTGTGTCTCATTAAATGAGTTCGCAACATTTTCTTGTCAACCGTTGTATACTCACATTCGGCACACATGAAATTAGTAACACCATGTTCGCTTTTCTCGTGTTCCAATAAAAGCAATTTCGTTTGGaatgtaaaactacaaaaatcacAAGCAAATTGTTTGGAAATTAAGTGTATCTGTTGCTTATGCTTATTTAAACTAGACTTGTTTGGGAAACTTTTGCGGCAGTGTTCACAGGCGTATGATTTCTCTTCAGAGTGAATAGTTGTATTTTCCTCATCGCTGCAGAATCGCTCGAGCTTCATTGGACGAATATCTACGGGTTGCTCTCTGGCGTGGGATGGCACGGAGTCGGAACCTGAAAacaagaacaaattaaattgggCCAAATGTAAAACAAGCCGATTATAAGTGTAAGTATATATGTGGCGTTCCAAGCCTATAGAATCCTTATGCACATGGAGAGAAATATTTCTGTATACAGGAATACTTAAATAAACGAATACTATATTAAGTCAGCGACGGAATATACATAGACATCGCTCTCCATAGAAAAATGCCTTCCAAAAATGACCCCAGCCACACTGACACTGACAACTATCCCTTCTCTATGAATATGTCCCACCAacttttaattataatcaatgaACAATTTcccgatattaaaaaaaaattgggatAAGTCAACATAAGTTTTGATTGGCTATAATAACATTCTATGCGTCAAACCTCTTGCGCAGCGTTATAATATTTTGGCGTTGTCAAATCTTGACAGGATTATACTAACCAAGAGGGAACCAattcatataattattattctgaCGCGTATTTATTGTTCATACATTCAAAAGTTGAAGTATAATATTAATGAGTAGTATGTATTTTGAAACAGTGTCAGTACAgtgatagactacccgtccctctttttaacatagaaaaagacgggtagtctatctcgctgcgagatactgtcgcgccaatcatgtgctaggcccTGGTCTTCCACaaatatttctataccaaaATTAGATGCCAGGGACATAGttaaaatataaacattaaaaaaagcgCCACCTACAACGGCGATTAGTATTTACTATAGGTAGCACTCATTTAAATTAAACGGATAGTCCGTTGCGGACTATATCAAAACAACTACTTTAACAAATGTAAAATAATAGGATCTTAATATCAATGGCtgtttaaaaaaccgggcaagtgcgagtcggactcgcgcacgaagggttccgtaccataatgcaaaaaaaaaaaaacaaaaaaaaaagcaaaaaaaaaacggtcacccatccaaatactgaccactcccgacgttgcttaactttggtcaaaaatcacgtttgttgtatgggagccccatttaaatctttattttattctgtttttagtatttgttgttatagcggcaacagaaatacatcatctgtgaaaatttcaactgtctagctatcacggttcgtgagatacagcctggtgacagacggacggacggacggacggacggacggacagcgaagtcttagtaatagggtcccgttttaccctttgggtacggaaccctaaaaatgcataACATCAACCCCATATAAAATCTG
The Cydia splendana chromosome 20, ilCydSple1.2, whole genome shotgun sequence DNA segment above includes these coding regions:
- the LOC134800740 gene encoding gastrula zinc finger protein XlCGF46.1-like, with protein sequence MDMAHSCRCCLRCPPDMDLTTPYIHLGKTEIYMEMLKDCFDLQLTLGGSGSCGICSACVGRLRDASDFKLQVQRSQAMLQEAVFIKEEPVNIEITVDVVEELQEDTEFIEEPVQKTEVIEDETGEVLDEDPLVKPETSGNAMMEDLSKTGSDSVPSHAREQPVDIRPMKLERFCSDEENTTIHSEEKSYACEHCRKSFPNKSSLNKHKQQIHLISKQFACDFCSFTFQTKLLLLEHEKSEHGVTNFMCAECEYTTVDKKMLRTHLMRHTVGKLWSCRHCSYKTRHRGHLKEHEKIHTDKPYSCNNCDYKCCRKQELRRHQLMHTGEKPYTCSYCDYKCRDKSNLRRHQMKHTEVKPFKCSQCDYKCSRKESLQTHQKTHTDEKPFKCENCDFKCKNRANLRRHQLLHTRAKPYQCKHCDYECIQKRRLLDHQRVHTGEKLNKNYKCSYCDYRCRRKDQLQKHQKIHIIKK